The Gemmatimonadota bacterium DH-78 region CACGCTCGAGCGTCTCTTCACCTATGCCGCCTGGGCCGACAAGTGGGACGGTCGCGTTCACGGCACGCCCTTCCGCAACGTCACGCTGGCCATGCCGGAGCCGCTCGGCGTGGTGGGCGTGGTCGCTCCCGCCGAGGCACCGCTCCTCGGACTCGTCTCGTGCGTGGCCCCCCTGATCGCGATGGGCAACGCCGTCGTGGCCGTCCCCTCCCCCGGCTTCCCCCTCGCGGCGGTCGACCTCTACCAGCTGCTCGATACCAGCGACGTGCCCGGAGGGGTCGTCAACCTCGTTCTGGGACTCCGCGAAGAGGTGGTTCCCCCGCTCGCCTCGCACGACGCCGTCGACGGCCTGTGGGCCTTCGCCGACCCGAACACCTGCGCCGAGATCGAGCGACTCTCGGTCGGCAACATGAAGCGGCTCTGGACGAGCGGCGGACGGGTGCGGAACTGGGGGGATCGGGCCCACGGAGAGGGTCCGGAGTTTCTGCACGAGGCGGTGCAGGTCAAGAACGTCTGGGTGCCGTACGGAGAGTGACCGGGTGGGTGGGCCGGGGCGCCGCCGAAGCGCCGAGGTCCCGCCCGCACGGAAGCGGGGAGGGCCCCGACCGGCCCTCCCCGCGACTCCGTCCCGAAAGGGACGTCAGGTGATGAGGTTTTCGGTTTCGATCGGGTCCAGTCCCAGCGACTGCAGCAGCTCGTTCAGCTGCGCGACGTCCTGCTGGATGATGATCGTCAGGATCTCGAGCTGAGCATCGAGTTCACCCGTGAGCTTCTCGAACACGTCGTACGACTGATCGGTCGGCCGGGTCTCGCCCCGCTCCACGATCCCGAGCAGCGCGGCGATCTTGTTGTTGAGCTTGATCGGGAAGTTGAGCGGGTCCTGGTTCGACTGGTTGCGGACCTGATAGACCTCCTGCTCCACCGCGCCGAGCTTCTCCTCCACCTGGTCGCCGAGCTCCTGGAGCTCCGCGTTGTCCGCGGCCTCCTGACGGGCCTCGATCTGCTCCTTCATGCGACGGATCCGGATGACGGCCTCGTTGGCCTGACTCACCCGGTCGCGGATCTGCATGGCGAAGTCGAACCGCTCCTGCAGGTCGGCCATGGTCACGCCGTCGGCCACGGCCCGCGGGTTCATCTTCACCTCGAAGTCCTGCTCGTAGCTGGTGCCGTCCACCGTCATGCGAGCGGTGTACACACCCGGGAGTGCCGCGGGGCCGGCGTTGCCCGCCGCCCAGAAGATGCGGCCCTCGAAGTCCGTGTAGCCGGGGTAACGCATGTTCCAGCTGAAGCGGTGCGCCCCTTCGCCCATGCTGGGGTTCGGACCCGGGTTGTCGCCGCCGAAGGTCTGGATGACCTCGCCGTCGGGACCGATGAACTCGAACACCACCTGCTCGGCGTCGTCGCCGAGGTAGTAGAAGAGCTCGACGCTGTTGTCGAAGCCGCGCACCGGGTCGACCGGGTCGAAGAGCACCGCGTCGGCCTCGGCCATCTCCGGCGTGATCTGCCGCAGCGGCAGCATGTCTTCGAGGATCCAGAAGGAGCGCCCGTGCGTGGACACCACCACGTCGTGCTCCTCCACCACCAGATCCGACACCTGCGTGAGCGGCAGGTTGAGGGTCAGGGGCTTCCAGGATTCGCCGTCGTTCCACGACACGTAGACCGTCTCTTCGGTGGCCGCGTAGAGGAGGCCGGCGCGGTAGGGGTCCTCGCGCACCGCGCGCACGAAGTGATCGGCCTCGATCCCGGCCACGATCTTCGTCCAGCTCTGCCCGTAGTCCTCGGTCTTCCAGACGTAGGGCGCCCGGTCGTCTTCGACCAGGTAGCGGATGCCCGCCACGTACGCCTTGCCGGGGGTGTGGGGCGAGGCCTCGATCGTGTTGATGCGCACGAAATCGGGCGCGTCGGGGGGCGTGACGTTGGTCCACGACGGGTTGTCGGCCGTGGCGTCGCGCGTGATCTGCACGTATCCGTCGTCCGAACCGGCCCAGATCACGTCGGGCGAGTGGGGCGAGGGCGCGATGGCGAAGACCGTGGCGAAGGTCTCCACACCGGTCTGGTCGAGCGTGATCGGCCCTCCGCTCGGCCCGATGGTCATGGGCTCGGCGCGGCTCAGGTCGGGGCTGATCTGCTTCCACGACTGCCCGCCGTCCCGGGTCTGCCACACCTTCTGCGTCGAGGTGAAGAGCAGATCGGGGTCGTGCGGGGAGAAGACGATCGGGAAGGTCCACTGGGCGCGCTCGACCAGATCCTCGGCCGACTGCCCCATGGGGTTCTCCGGCCAGACGTTGATCGAGCGGGTGATACCCGTTTCGTGGTCGAAGCTCGTGAGGGCTCCGCCGTACGATCCGGCGTAGAAGAGGTTGGTGTCGACCGGATGGGGCGCGATGTAGCCCGACTCACCGCCGCCGACCGGGTACAGGAACTGGTCACCGCCCGCCGCGGCGGAAAGGTGGTTCCAGCCGCTGGACGGCATGCAGGCCGTCGAATTGTCCTGCTGCGCCCCGCACACGTGGTACGGCTCGTGGTTGGTCGTCACGACGCGGTAGAACTGCGCGGTGGCGAAATCCTGGTCCGTCCAGGTGTCGCCGCCGTTCAGGCTGACGTTGCCGCCACCGTCGTTCGCATTCGCCATCCGCGAGTTGTCGCTGGGTGCGATCCACAGGTCGTGATTGTCGCCGTGCGGTGGGCGGAAGGTCTGCGGGAAGGTCTCGCCACCGTCGGTGGACTTGAAGAAGCCCACGTTGAGCACGTAGACGTGGTCGATCTCCTGCGGATCGGCATAGATGCGCGTGTAGTAGAAGGCGCGCTGGCGGAGGTTGCGGTTGTCGTTCACGTGCTCCCAGGTGTCGCCGCCGTCATCCGACCGGAACACCCCGCCCTCGTCGTGCTCGACGATGGCGTACACCCGGTCGGAGTCGACCGGCGAAACCGCCACGCCGATCTTGCCGACGATGCCCTCGGGCATGCCCGGCGCGTGCGTGATCTCCGTCCAGTTCTCACCGCCGTCGGTGGAACGGAAGAGGCCCGACCCCGGACCGCCCGAGCTCATGCCCCACGACGACCGCCACGCCTCCCACAGCGCGGCGTAGACGATGTCGGGGTTGCCCGGATGCACGGAGATGTCGACCCCGCCGCTGCGCGGATCGCGGTACAGCACCTTCGTCCAGCTCTGCCCACCGTCGGTGGTCTTGAAGATGCCGCGCTCCTCGTTCTCCGCGGAGTGCTTGCCGAAGCCGGCGGCCCACGCCGTGTTGCAGTCGGTGGGATGCACCCGGATCCGGGCGATGTTCTGGGTCTCGGTGAGCCCGATGTGCTCCCAGGTCTCGCCCGCGTCGTCGCTTCGGTACGCGCCGTCGCCCTGCATGATGTTGCCGCGGAGCTGCGTCTCGCCGGTGCCGATGTAGACCACGTCGGGATCGGCCTCGCAGACCGCCACCGCCCCCACCGACGAACTGCCGATGAAGCCGTCGGTGACGTTCTCCCAGTTCTGCCCGGCGTCGGTGGTCTTCCACAGACCGCCGCCCGCCGCGCCGAAGTAGTACTCGTAGGGGCGGGAGTCGGACCCGGCGATGCCGGTGGAGCGACCGCCGCGCGCGGGACCGAGATTCGTCCAGCGCAGCGAGGAGTAGAGCGCCTCGTCCACCTCCTGTGCCGCGACCGGGGTCGCATCGGTGGTGGCGAGGGCGAGCAGGGCGAGCGCGGCGGCGCACCGCGTGGGCCAGTTCTTCATGCGAGTCACCATGGAGGGGGCTGTAGTGATCACGGTACCACGTATCATAGCGAAACCGGACGGGAACGCAGCGGTCAGGCGACGCGCGCCACGCACTCCACCTCGACCGACACGCTCTTGGGCAGCTCGCGGACCGCGACGGTCGCACGCGCGGGCCGATGGTCACCGAAGTGACGACCGTACACCGCGTTCACCTTCTGGAAGTCGGCCATGTCGGCCAGGAAGATCGTGGTCTTCACGACGGTATCGAGGCGCGCGCCGGCGGCTTCGAGCACCCGCGCGAGGTTGTTCATGACGAGCTCGGTCTGCTCGGAGACGTCGCCGTCGAGGACCTCCATCGTCTCGGGATCGAGGGGAATCTGGCCGGAACAGAAGACCCAGCCGTCGCACACCATCGCCTGGCTGTAGGGCCCGATCGCCTCGGGGGCCTGGTCGGTGTGGATGCGCCGAATGTCGCTCATGAATCGCCTCGTGAAAGAAAGGTTCGGGTCTGCGTGAGAATTTCGTCGGGAGAGACCGTGGCCACCCCCGCCTTCTGCACCTCGAGTGCCGCCGCGTGGTTCGCGAGGATCGCGGCCTCGAACTCGTCGGCACCGGCCGCGAGGGCCACGGCGGCCACGGCCACCACGGTATCGCCGGCACCCGACACATCGTAGACCGCTCGCGCCACGGCCGGAATACGCAGAAAGCGTCCGCCCTCCGACACGAGCGCCACGCCGCGCTCGCCCAGCGTGAGCAGGAGCGTCCGGCAGTCGAGCCGCACGCGGGTGCGCTCCATCCACTCCGGATCGTCGGGGTCGAGGTGCTCGCCGAGGGCGTCGGCGAGCTCCTTCGCGTTCGGTTTGAAGAGGGTGACGCCGCCGTACTCGAAGAACCGGAGCCGCTTGGGGTCGACCACGGTGGGGATGTCCATCTCGTGCCCCACCTGGAGCACGGCCCGAATCACCGCAGAGGTGAGCACACCCTTGTTGTAGTCCTCGAGAATGAGCACCTGACATCCGGCCGCCTCGCGGCGAATCGCCTCGATCAGCGCGGCCTCCACCTCCGGCCTGACGTCGCGGGCCTCTTCGCGGTCGTAGCGCACCACCTGCTGACTCCGGGCCATCACCCTCGTCTTGACCGTGGTCGGCCGTCCGGGCGCGGCCACCACGCCCGAGGTGCGGGCGCCGAGGGAGGCGAGGGCGTCGGTGAGTCGCTGCCCTCCCGCGTCGTCGCCCACGACCCCGACCACCTCGCAGGAGGCACCGAGCGCCGCAACATTGGCGGCCACGTTGGCGGCCCCGCCCAGCGCCCACCACTCGCGGTCCACATGCACCACAGGAACCGGCGCCTCGGGCGAGATGCGGTCGACCGACCCCTGGAGATACTCGTCGAGCATCAGGTCGCCGATCACGAGCGCCCGCACCCCGGCGATGGCCGCGAGCACCTCTCCCGCCCGCTCGGGCGTGAGGCGGCGGATATCGGGCGTCACGCGCCACCCCCGAGTCGCCCGCGACCCTCCAGGGGCCAGGCTTCGAGCGCGCCGTGGTCGAGCACGAGAATGCGGTCCTGAAGATTCACCGACACGCAGACGTGGTTCGGCACGATGCGCACCCGCTCCCCCACTGCCGGGCGCCAGTCGGTGCCGGTGAGGTCGAGCATGCCGTGTTCCTCCGACAGCGCGACGACGTTCACATCGGGTCGCTCGAGCAGGGTGCCGAAACTGCCGAGCCCTCCGCGAGTCTCCTTCGCCAGCGCCTTGGAGCCGGCGTCGATCGCGGCCCGCCCCGCCACCGCCGTGCTCACCACGGTGGCCAGCACGGTGTAGGCGAGATGGTCGGGCTCGGCCACACCCATCGCCACGCCGTCGCGGTCGAAATAGATGCAGGTGCCGGCCCGCACCTCGGTCAGCCGGGCCACCTCGTGGCTCTGCCAGAGGGTGGGCGTGGTGCCGCCGCTCACGACCTCGGGGGGAAGCCCCTCTGCGGCGAGGGCGTCGCACAGCGCCGACACATCGTGCGACAGGTCCGCCATGCCCTCGGCATTCTCCTCGGCCCGCCCGCGGAGATGCCCCGCGTAGAAGGCGATCCCGCGCCACTCCACGCCCTCGGTCGCGGCCACCTCCCGGGCGAGCGACACCACCGCCTCCACACCCTGAACCCCTACGCGGCCGAGCCCCACGTCGACCTCCACGAGCACCCCCACGACGCGGCCTGCCGCGCGGGCCGCCGCGGCCAGCGGGTGGAGTACATCGGTGGAGTCGAGCGCCACCGTGAGCCGCACTCGCTCGGGGAGCGCCATCAGGCGCTCGAGCTTGCGGGCCCCCACGGGGGGATAGGCCAGCAGCAGGTCGTCGCAGACCGCCGCCATCACCTCCGCCTCGTGGGGGGTGGCCACCGTCAGCCCCGTGGCGCCGGCTTCGAGCTGGATCCGCGCCACGCGGGTCGATTTGTGGGTCTTCACGTGAGGGCGCCAGGCGAGACCGTGCTCGGCACAGTACGCGACCACGCGACGCGCATTCGCCTCCATCGCCGCCCGATCGACCAGCCCCGCGGGCGTCTCCACCGAGGTGAGGTCGAGCGTCACCGATCGCCCTCCGCGGCGGCGACGATCGTCTCGATCGTCGAGAGGAAGGCGGTGTCGGCCTCCGACACGGGCGCCGGTCGCACCAGGGTGATCCGGCCCTCGTGATCGACCAGATAGGTGGCCGGGAGCCCGAAGAGCCGGAAGGCATCCATCGCCGCACTCCTGGGGTCGAGCAGGTTCTCGTAGGTCACGCCCGCCGAGGCGAGAAACTCCTCGACCTGGTCGAACGCGCCCGCGTTGTCGGAGCTGACCCCGACCACGCGGAGTCCCCGGGGTCCGTATTCCTCGTGCAGCGCCTGCAGGAAGGGAATCTCCTCGCGGCAGGGAGGGCACCAGGTCGCCCACATGTTCAGGAGCACCGGCCGCCCCTCGAGATCGGCGAGCGACAGGCTGTCGGTGCGCGCGAGGGTGGCGAAGGTCAGGTCGGGAAGCGCATCGCCCACCCGCGGGGCGGGCTCCAGCGATTCGCCGCACCCGGCGAGTACCCCCACCAGTGCGAGCATGGCGAGGCGCTTCATCGGTCGTCTCCCGCACGGCTCCAGCGGGCCACCCGCACCCGGGTGTCGTCGCCCACGGCGTCGGTCCAGGCGAACACGAGATCGCCGCGGTGGCGCACCATCTGGGGGAAGCCGGCGGCGCGGGCGCCCGACACCGTCGCGACCACCACCGGCGGCTCGGCCACGCCCGCCTCCGTCACGCGGCGCATGCGCAGCTCGGCCGAGCCGCCGACCGTCTCGATCCAGCTGATGCGCGCCCCGTCGCCGTCCATCACGACGTCGACCCGTCCGACCGGGTCTCCGCCGTCGATCCGCACGGGCTCGCCGAAGGTGATGCCCTGATCCTCGCTGAAGGCCAGGTGCACGCGCGGCTGGTCGGCCGCGCCGGTGAACCAGCCCACCGCCACGCGATCGCCCTCGGCCGCCACGGCCGGGCCGTTCACGGGACAGCCCTCGATGTGCCATCCGTCGCGGTGCACGGGCCGACCCTCCGTCCACTCGCCGTCCACGAGGCGGGCGGCGTAGATGTCGCGGATCTCGTCTTCGCTCCGGTCGCGGTAGACCACCACCCATCCATCGGTGGTGCGCGCCGACCCCGTCTGGCAGCAGTCGCAGATCCGGCCGTCGACCACCGTCTCCGGCCCGGCACTCGTCGGGCCGGCAGCCGAGCGGTAGCGCAGGGTCATCTCACCGGTCGCCTCCCCCTCGGGGCCGTCCACGTAGCGGCGCCCGTCGAGCCAGAGCAGCCCGAGATCGGATCCCTGCGGCAGGGTGGATACGAAGCCGTGCTCGGTGGGCGTGCCGTCTTCGTGCGGTGTCCAGGGCTCCGACCACTCCACGCCGTCGTCCGACCAGGCCACCCGCACCCCGTAGTCGTAGGTGCCGCTGCCGCCCCGCTGAAGCCAGTGCGCGGCGAGACGGCCGTCGTCGAGCGCCGTGACCGAGGGGAAGTCGGCCCAGTTCACGAAGAAGTCGTCGCGCTGGACGATGATGGTGGGCTCGCCGACCTCCGCGTCGATCGCGGCGAGCCGGAGCGCCCACTCCTCGCCGGCCGGCTCCAACCAGCTGAGCCAGAGCCTGTCCCCGTCGGAGGACAGGAAGGGCTCGCCGCTGCCCTCCACCGCGGGCACCGCGAGTTCGGTCGGCGTCATCGGTGATTCCGGGGCGTCGGCACCCGCCGAGTCGCCCGCATCCGCGCACCCGGTCGCGATCAGGAGCGACGCGGCAGCGGAAAGGGGCGCCACCGCCCGTCGTAGGGATGGGGGAAGACGTCGCATGGGGGCCTCGCTGGAAATGCGCGGAATTCGGAACGTGCCGGTGTCGGCAGGGTTCTTGCGTGAACGTCGACACAGAGAGCGGACGCTGCGCGCCCTTAAGGTATCGAGGGCCGTAGGGCACGCAATCACGACCGGCGTGGGTCTCGTCTCCGGAACCGGCGGCGCCGCCGAAGCGTTTCAAAGGTGGCGCTTCGATCGTTCGCCAATCCGTAGACCTCCGCCAATGCGTACCCCGGTCGAGATGTTCCGCAGGTGACGCCCCCACCGACGAAGGCACGAACCATGAGACCGCCCCGAACAGTCCTCCACCGCCTCGGGCTCTTCATCGCCGCGGCCGCGGTGGTCGCCCCCCTGGCTCTCCCCGCTCCCGTCGCGGCGCAGTACTTCGGCCGCAACAAGGTGCAGTACGACGATTTCGAGTGGCGGGTGCTCAACACCGATCACTTCGACATCCACTACTACGACGAGATGTCGGGGGTGATCGAGGATCTCGCGCGCCAGTCGGAGCGGTGGTACGAGCGGCTCGCGCGGCTCTTCCAGCACGAGTTCGAGCAGTCGAAGCCGCTGATCTTCTACGCCGACCACCCCGACTTCCAGCAGACGAACACGCTGTCGGGCTTCATCGGCGAGGGCACGGGGGGCGCCACGGAGTCGCTGAAGAACCGCGTGATCATGCCGATGACGGGGTCGTACGCCGACACCGATCACGTGCTGGGGCACGAGCTGGTGCACGCCTTCCAGTACAACGTCGCGCAGTCGCGTCAGGGAGGGGGACTCCAGGGTCTCTATTCCAACCCGCTGTGGCTGATCGAGGGCATGGCCGAGTTTCTCTCCGTGGGCCGGGACGACCCGCTCACGGCGATGTGGCTCCGCGACGCGATCCTCGAGGACGATTTCCCGACGATCCAGCAGATGACGCGCGAGCAGCGGTTCTTCCCGTACCGCTTCGGGCAGGCGCTGTGGGCGTACATCGGCGGCGTCTACGGCGACGACGCCGTGACTCAGACCTTCCGGCGCTCCCTGCGCATCGGCTTCGAGCCGGCGATCCAGCAGGTGCTCGGCGTCTCGCCCGACACCCTGTCGGTGCAGTGGCGCCAGGCCGTGGAAGACGCCTACGGTCCGCTCATGGAGGGTCGCACCCATCCGGACAGCGCCGGCCGCATCCTGCTCGACGAAAACAACGCGGGTAGCCAGAACATCGCGCCCGCGCTGAGCCCCGACGGCACGCGACTCGCCTTCCTCTCCGAGAAGGACCTCTTCTCCGTCGACCTCTTCCTGGCCGACGCGGAGACCGGCGAGGTCATCCGCAAGCTGACGAGCGCCGACTCCGATCCGCACTCCGACGCGCTTCGCTACATCGACTCCTCGGGCACCTGGTCGCCCGACGGCCGCCGGTTCGCCTACATCGTGTTCGCGGGCGGCGACAACGAGATCAACATCGTCGACGCCTCCGACGGCGACCTCGAGCAGCGCATCCAGCCCGAGGGCATCGGGTCGATCTCCAACCCCGCCTGGTCGCCCGACGGCAGCAAGATCCTCTTCACCGGGCTGCGGGGCGGCGTCTCGGACCTCTACCTCTGGGATCTGGAGAGCGGCGAGTACGAGCAGCTCACCAACGACAAGCACGCCGACTTCCACGGCACCTGGTCGCCCGACGGATCGATGATCGCCTTCGCCTCGGACCGGGGCCCGAGCACCGACTTCGAGACCTTCACCTACTCCAAGTACCGGATCGCCGTGATGGATGTGGCGTCGCGCAGCGTGCGCATGCTGCCCCTGCTCGGCGACGCCCGTCACTCGAACCCGCAGTTCGGACCCGACGGCGACCTGTACTTCCTCAGCGACGCCGACGGCTTCTCCGACATCTACCGCGCCGACCTGAACTCCGGCAGCGTGGAGCGGGTGACGCGGCTCGCGACCGCCGTGAGCGGAATCGTGGCCATGTCGCCGGCGCTGTCGGTGGCCTCGCAGAGCGGCGAGATCGCCTTCTCGGTGTTCACCGAGTTCGGCTTCCGCATGCACCGCCTGCCGGCCGACGCGCCCGGCGTGCCGCTCAACGTGGTCGCACAGGTGGATCCGTCGGTGGACCGCCTCGGTCGCAATCTGCCGCCGATCGCATCCGACCGCTTCAGTCGGATCGAGGAGTACCTGGCCGATCCGCTCACCGGCCTGCAGCCGGAGGGGTACTTCACGGGGGCGGATGCCACCGACTACAGCCCCTCGCTCGCCCTCGACTACGTGGGGCAGCCCAGCGTGGGCGTGGCCGCCGACCAGTTCGGCACCTACGTGGGCGGTGGTGCCTCGGCCTTCTTCAGCGACATGCTGGGCAACAAGCTGCTCGGGGTGGCGGTGCAGGCCCAGGGCACGGTGAAAGACATCGGCGGGCAGGTGCAGTACGCCGACGTCGGGGACCGCTGGAACTGGGGGGTGCAGGCCGGGCGGATTCCGTACCAGCTGCTCTTCCAGTCGTTCAACCCGGCCGACTCGATCACGCCGCCCTCGGTGTCGCAGATCCGCCAGCGGATCTTCGATACGTCGGCGTCGGGCTCGCTGGCCTACCCCTTCTCGACCACGCGACGCCTCGAGGGACGCCTCGGCTTCCGCCGGTACTCCTACGACTTCGAGGAAGACCGGTTCTACCTCGACGACTTCGGGCGGGTGATCGGTCAGGAGCGCTTCGACCGGCCCGACCTCGAAGACGGCTACCGGACGCTGAACCTGGCGACCATGGGGCTGGCGTACGTGGGTGACAACTCGAACTTCGGCTTCGTGTCGCCGATTCGCGGGGGTCGCTTCCGCTTCGGGTTGGAGGCCACGGTGGGCACCGA contains the following coding sequences:
- a CDS encoding glycosyl hydrolase, translated to MKNWPTRCAAALALLALATTDATPVAAQEVDEALYSSLRWTNLGPARGGRSTGIAGSDSRPYEYYFGAAGGGLWKTTDAGQNWENVTDGFIGSSSVGAVAVCEADPDVVYIGTGETQLRGNIMQGDGAYRSDDAGETWEHIGLTETQNIARIRVHPTDCNTAWAAGFGKHSAENEERGIFKTTDGGQSWTKVLYRDPRSGGVDISVHPGNPDIVYAALWEAWRSSWGMSSGGPGSGLFRSTDGGENWTEITHAPGMPEGIVGKIGVAVSPVDSDRVYAIVEHDEGGVFRSDDGGDTWEHVNDNRNLRQRAFYYTRIYADPQEIDHVYVLNVGFFKSTDGGETFPQTFRPPHGDNHDLWIAPSDNSRMANANDGGGNVSLNGGDTWTDQDFATAQFYRVVTTNHEPYHVCGAQQDNSTACMPSSGWNHLSAAAGGDQFLYPVGGGESGYIAPHPVDTNLFYAGSYGGALTSFDHETGITRSINVWPENPMGQSAEDLVERAQWTFPIVFSPHDPDLLFTSTQKVWQTRDGGQSWKQISPDLSRAEPMTIGPSGGPITLDQTGVETFATVFAIAPSPHSPDVIWAGSDDGYVQITRDATADNPSWTNVTPPDAPDFVRINTIEASPHTPGKAYVAGIRYLVEDDRAPYVWKTEDYGQSWTKIVAGIEADHFVRAVREDPYRAGLLYAATEETVYVSWNDGESWKPLTLNLPLTQVSDLVVEEHDVVVSTHGRSFWILEDMLPLRQITPEMAEADAVLFDPVDPVRGFDNSVELFYYLGDDAEQVVFEFIGPDGEVIQTFGGDNPGPNPSMGEGAHRFSWNMRYPGYTDFEGRIFWAAGNAGPAALPGVYTARMTVDGTSYEQDFEVKMNPRAVADGVTMADLQERFDFAMQIRDRVSQANEAVIRIRRMKEQIEARQEAADNAELQELGDQVEEKLGAVEQEVYQVRNQSNQDPLNFPIKLNNKIAALLGIVERGETRPTDQSYDVFEKLTGELDAQLEILTIIIQQDVAQLNELLQSLGLDPIETENLIT
- a CDS encoding RidA family protein, with the translated sequence MRRIHTDQAPEAIGPYSQAMVCDGWVFCSGQIPLDPETMEVLDGDVSEQTELVMNNLARVLEAAGARLDTVVKTTIFLADMADFQKVNAVYGRHFGDHRPARATVAVRELPKSVSVEVECVARVA
- the rfaE1 gene encoding D-glycero-beta-D-manno-heptose-7-phosphate kinase; protein product: MTPDIRRLTPERAGEVLAAIAGVRALVIGDLMLDEYLQGSVDRISPEAPVPVVHVDREWWALGGAANVAANVAALGASCEVVGVVGDDAGGQRLTDALASLGARTSGVVAAPGRPTTVKTRVMARSQQVVRYDREEARDVRPEVEAALIEAIRREAAGCQVLILEDYNKGVLTSAVIRAVLQVGHEMDIPTVVDPKRLRFFEYGGVTLFKPNAKELADALGEHLDPDDPEWMERTRVRLDCRTLLLTLGERGVALVSEGGRFLRIPAVARAVYDVSGAGDTVVAVAAVALAAGADEFEAAILANHAAALEVQKAGVATVSPDEILTQTRTFLSRGDS
- a CDS encoding alanine racemase; its protein translation is MTLDLTSVETPAGLVDRAAMEANARRVVAYCAEHGLAWRPHVKTHKSTRVARIQLEAGATGLTVATPHEAEVMAAVCDDLLLAYPPVGARKLERLMALPERVRLTVALDSTDVLHPLAAAARAAGRVVGVLVEVDVGLGRVGVQGVEAVVSLAREVAATEGVEWRGIAFYAGHLRGRAEENAEGMADLSHDVSALCDALAAEGLPPEVVSGGTTPTLWQSHEVARLTEVRAGTCIYFDRDGVAMGVAEPDHLAYTVLATVVSTAVAGRAAIDAGSKALAKETRGGLGSFGTLLERPDVNVVALSEEHGMLDLTGTDWRPAVGERVRIVPNHVCVSVNLQDRILVLDHGALEAWPLEGRGRLGGGA
- a CDS encoding TlpA disulfide reductase family protein, with product MKRLAMLALVGVLAGCGESLEPAPRVGDALPDLTFATLARTDSLSLADLEGRPVLLNMWATWCPPCREEIPFLQALHEEYGPRGLRVVGVSSDNAGAFDQVEEFLASAGVTYENLLDPRSAAMDAFRLFGLPATYLVDHEGRITLVRPAPVSEADTAFLSTIETIVAAAEGDR
- a CDS encoding exo-alpha-sialidase, which translates into the protein MTPTELAVPAVEGSGEPFLSSDGDRLWLSWLEPAGEEWALRLAAIDAEVGEPTIIVQRDDFFVNWADFPSVTALDDGRLAAHWLQRGGSGTYDYGVRVAWSDDGVEWSEPWTPHEDGTPTEHGFVSTLPQGSDLGLLWLDGRRYVDGPEGEATGEMTLRYRSAAGPTSAGPETVVDGRICDCCQTGSARTTDGWVVVYRDRSEDEIRDIYAARLVDGEWTEGRPVHRDGWHIEGCPVNGPAVAAEGDRVAVGWFTGAADQPRVHLAFSEDQGITFGEPVRIDGGDPVGRVDVVMDGDGARISWIETVGGSAELRMRRVTEAGVAEPPVVVATVSGARAAGFPQMVRHRGDLVFAWTDAVGDDTRVRVARWSRAGDDR
- a CDS encoding BamA/TamA family outer membrane protein codes for the protein MRPPRTVLHRLGLFIAAAAVVAPLALPAPVAAQYFGRNKVQYDDFEWRVLNTDHFDIHYYDEMSGVIEDLARQSERWYERLARLFQHEFEQSKPLIFYADHPDFQQTNTLSGFIGEGTGGATESLKNRVIMPMTGSYADTDHVLGHELVHAFQYNVAQSRQGGGLQGLYSNPLWLIEGMAEFLSVGRDDPLTAMWLRDAILEDDFPTIQQMTREQRFFPYRFGQALWAYIGGVYGDDAVTQTFRRSLRIGFEPAIQQVLGVSPDTLSVQWRQAVEDAYGPLMEGRTHPDSAGRILLDENNAGSQNIAPALSPDGTRLAFLSEKDLFSVDLFLADAETGEVIRKLTSADSDPHSDALRYIDSSGTWSPDGRRFAYIVFAGGDNEINIVDASDGDLEQRIQPEGIGSISNPAWSPDGSKILFTGLRGGVSDLYLWDLESGEYEQLTNDKHADFHGTWSPDGSMIAFASDRGPSTDFETFTYSKYRIAVMDVASRSVRMLPLLGDARHSNPQFGPDGDLYFLSDADGFSDIYRADLNSGSVERVTRLATAVSGIVAMSPALSVASQSGEIAFSVFTEFGFRMHRLPADAPGVPLNVVAQVDPSVDRLGRNLPPIASDRFSRIEEYLADPLTGLQPEGYFTGADATDYSPSLALDYVGQPSVGVAADQFGTYVGGGASAFFSDMLGNKLLGVAVQAQGTVKDIGGQVQYADVGDRWNWGVQAGRIPYQLLFQSFNPADSITPPSVSQIRQRIFDTSASGSLAYPFSTTRRLEGRLGFRRYSYDFEEDRFYLDDFGRVIGQERFDRPDLEDGYRTLNLATMGLAYVGDNSNFGFVSPIRGGRFRFGLEATVGTENYFTAIADWRRYFAPSRNLTVAVRGQHVGRYGGIEQGNIIQPYFLGWETNIRGYAYESFEAGECVVPQGSSADSCPVFDRLFGNQIAVANFEMRVPLFGVEQYGLINFPFLPTELTAFVDAGLAWYDQEPVNARFGVSDLDNSPTLKWSTTSLERIPVVSAGFSARTNVLGFLILETYFAYPFQRPDKGWHWGFNLAPGW